A genome region from Frankineae bacterium MT45 includes the following:
- a CDS encoding Sortase family protein (manually curated): MPPKPLASGPVGAAAPAPAAASTTSPPVHIWVPAIGVSSGLQPLHLLANGTLQAPSKWQEAGWFAGGVIPGDPGPALIAGHIDSTGGPAVFFRLKDLRSGDRVLVKQASGATLKFIVDSVMEYRKTAFPTSAVYGPTGTRVLRLVTCTGDFNRAARSYVDNLVVSTHLASSLDQ; encoded by the coding sequence GTGCCGCCTAAGCCGCTAGCGAGCGGTCCAGTCGGCGCTGCTGCCCCGGCCCCGGCCGCGGCAAGCACCACGTCGCCGCCGGTACACATCTGGGTTCCAGCGATCGGCGTCAGTAGCGGACTTCAGCCCCTCCACTTGCTGGCCAACGGGACTCTTCAGGCACCCTCGAAGTGGCAGGAGGCGGGCTGGTTCGCGGGGGGAGTCATTCCGGGAGACCCTGGTCCCGCGCTCATCGCCGGCCACATCGATTCCACCGGTGGCCCGGCCGTGTTCTTCAGGCTGAAGGACCTGAGGTCTGGTGACCGGGTTCTTGTGAAGCAAGCTAGCGGGGCCACGCTGAAATTCATCGTGGATTCGGTCATGGAGTACCGCAAGACAGCTTTTCCGACATCGGCGGTCTACGGACCGACCGGCACGCGCGTCCTGCGACTGGTCACCTGCACAGGGGACTTCAACCGTGCGGCCCGCAGCTACGTCGACAATCTTGTCGTGAGCACTCACCTCGCCAGTTCACTCGATCAATGA
- a CDS encoding Sugar kinase of the NBD/HSP70 family, may contain an N-terminal HTH domain translates to MRATDNVSPRDRTREDLYQLVRSGDEVTRAELAERTGLSRSTVNHCVGRLLAEGRIVEVETRTKGRGSGSGRPGVSLSAVASGAPVAGIDFGHSHVTVALADALGRELGEAHLLLDVDLNARDALEFAATSLAELCQEHSVERLASVVAGVPGPVDRRTGTVRSPTILMSWVGLTPGQELQSRLGVPVHVENDAVLGAYGEQQAGAGRHHADFLYVKASDGIGASMVLGGQPYTGANGLAGEIGHTKLPGRNELCRCGDLGCLEAVISVKSVRDQIAHTHPSLEPRKVELHEFHDAITDRILNEAGRTLGRPLAELCNLLNPSALIIGGELGAAGSALIDGVEASVRRYAQPATAANIEIVAAELSVRAELTGAIRLAAKRASR, encoded by the coding sequence ATGAGAGCGACAGACAACGTGTCTCCACGGGATCGCACCCGAGAGGATCTGTATCAGCTGGTCCGTAGCGGCGATGAGGTAACTCGCGCGGAACTGGCGGAGCGAACTGGGCTGTCCCGCAGCACGGTCAATCACTGCGTCGGTCGACTCCTCGCCGAGGGAAGGATCGTGGAGGTCGAGACGCGAACGAAGGGTCGGGGCTCGGGCAGCGGCCGTCCCGGCGTGAGCCTCTCCGCCGTCGCCTCTGGCGCACCGGTCGCCGGCATCGACTTCGGCCACAGCCACGTCACGGTGGCCCTCGCTGACGCTCTGGGCCGCGAGCTGGGCGAGGCCCACCTGCTCCTGGACGTCGACCTGAACGCCCGCGATGCGCTCGAGTTTGCGGCGACGTCGTTGGCCGAACTGTGCCAGGAGCACTCGGTTGAACGTCTCGCGTCCGTGGTGGCCGGAGTCCCCGGACCGGTTGACAGACGGACGGGAACCGTCCGGTCGCCGACCATTCTCATGAGCTGGGTCGGCCTCACTCCAGGTCAGGAACTGCAGAGTCGCCTTGGCGTTCCCGTGCACGTCGAGAACGACGCCGTCCTCGGCGCATACGGCGAACAGCAGGCCGGGGCGGGACGGCATCACGCAGACTTCCTCTACGTCAAGGCATCTGACGGAATCGGCGCGAGCATGGTGCTGGGCGGACAGCCCTATACGGGCGCGAATGGACTGGCCGGGGAGATCGGTCATACGAAACTTCCGGGACGCAACGAGCTCTGTCGCTGCGGCGACCTTGGCTGCCTGGAGGCGGTCATATCCGTAAAATCGGTGCGCGACCAGATCGCACATACCCACCCGAGTCTCGAGCCGCGCAAGGTTGAGTTGCACGAGTTTCACGACGCCATCACCGATCGCATTCTCAATGAGGCTGGTCGCACGCTCGGACGACCATTGGCCGAACTCTGCAACTTGCTCAACCCTTCGGCGCTCATCATCGGCGGTGAACTCGGCGCCGCCGGAAGTGCCTTGATCGATGGCGTGGAGGCCTCCGTTCGCCGATACGCCCAGCCGGCGACAGCCGCCAACATCGAGATCGTCGCGGCAGAACTATCCGTACGGGCCGAGCTGACGGGAGCCATCCGACTCGCAGCGAAGCGAGCATCGCGGTGA
- a CDS encoding Dihydrofolate reductase, which translates to MRKVVAIENVSLDGFADSGQGLGFEWTARAYDEEVDRFGNEHVRADVDTAMYGRATYLGMQGFWSQMLTNPDASPAERSHAEWVNAVDKVVFSTTLPSAEWANTTLVRGELATAVKGLTQRDGGTLAIYASPRLVHSFLAEGLIDEFRIMIHPVILGGGTPLFPVGAAMDLDLVESKAFDGGAVYVHYRRA; encoded by the coding sequence GTGCGCAAGGTAGTTGCGATTGAGAACGTGTCGTTGGACGGTTTCGCTGACTCGGGCCAGGGGCTGGGGTTCGAGTGGACGGCTCGCGCGTATGACGAGGAGGTCGATCGGTTCGGGAACGAGCATGTCCGCGCCGATGTCGACACGGCGATGTACGGCCGGGCCACGTACTTAGGGATGCAGGGGTTCTGGAGCCAGATGCTCACCAACCCCGATGCGTCACCGGCCGAACGGTCGCATGCCGAGTGGGTCAATGCGGTGGACAAGGTCGTCTTCTCCACGACGCTGCCGTCGGCGGAGTGGGCGAACACCACGCTCGTCCGGGGTGAGCTTGCGACGGCGGTGAAGGGGCTGACGCAGCGAGACGGCGGGACACTGGCGATCTACGCGAGCCCGCGTCTGGTTCACTCGTTCCTCGCCGAAGGGCTCATCGACGAGTTCCGGATCATGATCCATCCCGTGATCCTGGGCGGCGGCACGCCGCTGTTTCCAGTGGGCGCGGCAATGGACTTGGACCTCGTCGAGTCGAAGGCTTTCGACGGCGGCGCGGTGTACGTACATTATCGGCGGGCGTAG
- a CDS encoding beta-glucosidase, whose translation MHFRNPRSAIGRSALVLTVASALVVSGAVPANAATTDPNPNALETANTALSETAATEGMVLLQNQENALPMAKSGNVAVFGVGAYKTVKGGTGSGSVNNRSTVTVRQGLEKAGYHVTTSDAYWSAMTSAYDTKYGSSANSLFGPAVDYSSVEQLLTPTTVAPAAATDTAIYVVARNSGEGADRSSGAGDYLLGNTEKADIALIGETYRHVIVVLNSGGIMDTSFVKTINAAEKDPAGGTAIDSLLLMSQPGETAGDALVKVLNGTVDPSGHLTDTWASQYSYYPASATFGANDGDTTTEPYGEGIYVGYRYFDSFYKTINAADPAGVVNYPFGYGLSYSTFDIQAQSVKANAKTVTVQTKVTNTGNYSGKQVVEVYFSAPQTGIDKPYQELAAYGKTDTLAPGQSQVLTISYDTTQMASYNPTGSAYLMDPGAYVVRVGDSSRDTHVAASLDLKAGVATELVNHELADQSPASELKSTPANFYSYAAEKAELTAAPHIALSSKAFKTKDDRSPYEQNVSVASTSPYAAIDGTTISSTTAYLSSGNDPANWEGTGAPYKAKAGETMKTVKTDPNATLYDVAKGKLSMAQFVAGLNVTQLANIVEGSSTLGSTPSAVGAAGYTTASYESLGIPGMVLSDGPAGLRLTQQIATTPTTYQWATAWPVGTMLAQTWNRDLITQVGDAVGKEMLEYGVTMWLAPGMNIHRDPLNGRNFEYYSEDPLVAGLSAAAMTLGVQSNPGVGVTIKHFAENSQEANRNADNAVVSERALREIELQAFEYVVKSAQPMAVMSSYNKIDGTWSSMNYDLLTDVLRGEWGFKGLVMSDWGGSHSAVASMYSGNDLIEPGGNPNEVINAAKQVTPQLDINGLPVYNKTTISFGTLTFTNYAFSLGSLTLSATGDQTLSSTVNSSTDLSKTPLSGSTVTNAAGNPVFTPNAKFTSVDDAYRTTTAFLAGTALNASQKAAISITNVVNATPGDSSSPVTSYTVVVKGSYPASYDMRLGDLQRSAGRVLTQAMQSEPFAQLAKQQGVKGIHVASYEAQFGNKLPQFATVASGPVTSPHQGHHTVAVKATVSSSSGSVPETGKASIDVTAAGAVSGSASFAPLNVSSRIYGVLPVTAKVSLSAGALSGTVGYTKGVINVPLSAQVTDLKLLGFPVLAPNAKCGTATPAKLVLTQSGTDTYSGSVSLGAFTGCGALQPWIALAGGAKVSVSLVLS comes from the coding sequence ATGCATTTCCGCAACCCCAGGTCCGCGATCGGACGGTCAGCACTGGTGCTGACCGTCGCGTCCGCGCTCGTAGTAAGTGGCGCCGTTCCGGCGAACGCCGCAACCACCGACCCCAACCCGAATGCGCTCGAAACCGCCAACACCGCGTTGTCCGAGACGGCGGCGACGGAGGGCATGGTCCTCCTCCAGAATCAGGAGAACGCCCTCCCGATGGCCAAGTCGGGGAACGTTGCCGTCTTCGGCGTCGGCGCCTACAAGACGGTCAAAGGCGGCACCGGCTCCGGTTCGGTGAACAACCGCTCCACCGTGACCGTGCGCCAAGGTCTGGAGAAGGCGGGCTACCACGTCACCACCAGTGATGCGTACTGGTCCGCCATGACGAGCGCCTACGACACGAAGTACGGGAGCTCGGCCAATAGTCTCTTCGGACCGGCCGTCGACTATTCCTCGGTCGAGCAGTTGCTGACCCCGACGACGGTTGCCCCCGCCGCCGCCACCGACACCGCGATCTATGTGGTCGCCCGCAACTCAGGCGAAGGGGCCGACCGTTCCTCAGGAGCCGGTGACTACCTCCTCGGCAACACCGAGAAGGCAGATATTGCCCTGATCGGCGAGACCTACCGGCACGTCATCGTCGTGCTCAACAGTGGCGGAATCATGGACACCTCGTTCGTGAAGACGATCAACGCCGCCGAGAAGGACCCGGCCGGTGGCACGGCCATCGACTCGCTGCTGTTGATGAGCCAACCCGGCGAGACGGCAGGCGATGCGCTGGTCAAGGTGCTCAACGGCACCGTGGACCCATCGGGTCACCTCACCGACACCTGGGCGTCGCAGTACTCGTACTACCCGGCGTCGGCGACATTCGGCGCCAACGACGGGGACACCACCACCGAGCCGTATGGCGAGGGAATCTACGTCGGGTACCGATACTTCGACTCCTTTTACAAGACGATCAACGCGGCCGACCCGGCCGGTGTCGTCAATTACCCCTTTGGATACGGGCTCTCCTACTCCACGTTCGACATCCAGGCCCAGAGTGTGAAGGCCAACGCGAAGACGGTCACTGTCCAGACGAAGGTCACGAACACCGGCAACTACAGCGGAAAGCAGGTTGTCGAGGTCTACTTCTCGGCGCCGCAGACTGGGATCGACAAGCCCTACCAGGAGCTCGCGGCGTACGGCAAGACCGACACCTTGGCCCCCGGCCAGTCGCAGGTTCTGACGATCTCCTACGACACAACGCAGATGGCGTCCTACAACCCGACCGGTTCGGCCTATCTGATGGACCCGGGTGCCTACGTCGTGCGTGTCGGCGACTCGTCGCGTGACACCCACGTCGCTGCCTCGCTGGACCTCAAGGCGGGTGTCGCCACCGAACTGGTCAACCACGAACTGGCCGACCAGTCGCCGGCCTCAGAGTTGAAGAGCACACCGGCAAACTTCTACAGCTACGCCGCGGAGAAGGCGGAGTTGACGGCGGCGCCTCACATCGCCTTGTCGTCCAAGGCGTTCAAGACGAAAGACGACCGCTCGCCCTACGAGCAGAACGTCAGTGTCGCCTCAACCTCGCCTTACGCGGCGATCGATGGCACCACCATCTCCTCGACCACGGCCTACCTCAGCTCGGGCAACGACCCGGCCAACTGGGAAGGCACCGGGGCGCCGTACAAGGCCAAGGCCGGTGAGACCATGAAGACGGTGAAGACGGATCCGAACGCGACGCTCTACGACGTCGCCAAGGGCAAGCTCAGCATGGCGCAGTTCGTCGCTGGGCTCAATGTGACGCAGTTGGCCAACATCGTCGAAGGATCCAGCACTCTCGGGTCGACACCGTCGGCTGTGGGAGCGGCCGGCTACACCACGGCGAGCTACGAAAGCTTGGGGATTCCAGGCATGGTGCTCTCGGACGGACCGGCCGGTCTGCGACTGACTCAGCAGATCGCGACGACGCCGACGACCTACCAGTGGGCCACGGCCTGGCCGGTCGGCACGATGCTCGCCCAGACCTGGAACCGGGATCTGATCACCCAGGTCGGGGACGCAGTCGGCAAGGAGATGCTGGAGTACGGCGTCACGATGTGGCTCGCCCCGGGAATGAACATCCACCGCGACCCGCTCAACGGCCGCAACTTCGAGTACTACTCGGAGGACCCACTGGTCGCCGGCCTGTCGGCGGCGGCGATGACCCTCGGCGTGCAGAGCAACCCTGGCGTAGGCGTGACCATCAAGCATTTCGCCGAGAACAGCCAGGAAGCCAACCGCAACGCGGACAACGCCGTCGTCAGCGAGCGGGCGCTGCGGGAGATCGAACTCCAAGCCTTCGAGTATGTGGTCAAGTCCGCCCAGCCAATGGCGGTCATGAGCTCCTACAACAAGATCGACGGCACCTGGTCCTCCATGAACTACGACCTGCTTACCGACGTCCTGCGCGGAGAGTGGGGCTTCAAGGGCCTGGTCATGAGTGACTGGGGAGGCTCGCACAGCGCCGTCGCCTCGATGTACTCCGGCAACGATCTCATCGAACCCGGTGGCAACCCGAACGAGGTCATCAACGCTGCGAAGCAAGTCACCCCGCAGCTCGACATCAATGGACTACCGGTCTACAACAAGACAACGATCAGCTTCGGGACGCTGACGTTCACCAACTACGCCTTCTCGCTCGGCAGCCTCACCCTCTCGGCAACCGGCGACCAGACGCTATCGTCCACGGTGAACTCCTCGACCGATCTGAGCAAGACGCCGCTGTCGGGATCGACGGTCACCAATGCCGCCGGAAACCCGGTGTTCACGCCCAACGCCAAGTTCACCTCGGTGGACGACGCGTACCGGACAACGACGGCCTTCCTGGCCGGAACCGCCTTGAACGCCAGCCAGAAAGCGGCCATCAGCATCACCAACGTCGTGAACGCAACACCGGGCGACAGCAGCAGCCCGGTGACCTCGTACACGGTGGTGGTGAAGGGCAGCTACCCGGCGAGCTACGACATGCGCCTCGGCGACCTGCAACGCAGTGCCGGTCGGGTACTTACCCAGGCAATGCAGAGCGAGCCGTTCGCACAGCTCGCCAAGCAGCAGGGAGTCAAGGGAATCCACGTGGCCTCCTACGAGGCGCAGTTTGGCAACAAGCTGCCGCAGTTCGCCACCGTCGCCAGCGGTCCGGTGACCAGCCCTCACCAGGGCCACCACACCGTCGCCGTGAAAGCAACGGTTAGCTCATCCAGCGGTTCGGTACCGGAGACAGGGAAAGCGAGCATCGACGTCACTGCCGCCGGCGCCGTCAGCGGCAGCGCGTCCTTCGCACCCCTGAACGTATCCAGCCGAATCTATGGCGTGCTACCGGTGACGGCCAAGGTGAGTCTGTCGGCGGGAGCGCTCAGTGGAACCGTTGGCTACACCAAAGGCGTGATCAACGTGCCGCTGTCGGCTCAGGTCACTGACCTGAAATTGCTGGGCTTCCCCGTACTGGCACCCAACGCCAAATGCGGGACAGCAACTCCGGCCAAGCTCGTGCTGACCCAGTCCGGAACCGACACCTACAGCGGATCAGTGAGTCTGGGAGCGTTCACCGGCTGTGGTGCACTCCAACCCTGGATTGCTCTCGCTGGCGGCGCGAAGGTCAGTGTCAGCCTCGTGCTTAGCTGA